The Magnetococcus marinus MC-1 genome contains the following window.
GCTGCGCCCCTATTTTGGTAAAAAGCCGGTCAAAGAGTGGTTCAATCGTAGCGCCCCTAAAATTAAGAGTGGCGAGGTGGTGCCCTACAGCTTTACCGAAAAGAGCGCCTTGCAAGCGATGTTGAGCGATCCACTGTTAATTCGTCGTCCTTTGATGAAGAGTGGCGGCGGTTATATGAGTGGCTTTGAGCCCGAAGAGGTGGATCACTGGATCGGTTTAAAAAAGGGGCCGCAACCCACGGGTAAACCGTTAGATTTGGAAAGTTGTCCCAAAGGGCATGCCGCCGAAGCATGTCGTGTCGAGGCGTTGTAGGGGGGAACGATGGCTTACATCGCAATGCAGCAAACCATGGAAGGCACCGCACCCTTTGGTATGGGGATGTCACCGCTGTTAAGCCGCCTTAAATTGCACCACGCGGGCCTGCCCAATGGGGGGTATTTGTTGGAGATGCTCAGCAGTGCCTCGGCCAACAGTGGTGCGATGCCGCGCTATCTGGGGTTGAATCAAGCGGATTTTGAAGCATTGATGGCGGCCCATTTTCCGGGGCTGGAAGGGCATTTGTGCGATGCACTGGGTTGGCAGACGCCGGTGGATCGTAGCCGTCAAGATGAGATTGACGAGCTGTTGGAGTTGCTGGGAAGCCATGCCGACCACAGTTTGCCGGGGGGGCAAGGGGATGCTATGGCGCACATCTTGGCGGCGGGTTGTTTGGGTCACAACCATCTATGGGAAGATTTGGGATTATGGTCCCGGCAGCGGCTGTCGTCGTTGATTTTGACCAATTTTCCACGGTTGTCGGCCAAAAATGACCGGAATATGAAGTGGAAACGCTTTTTCTATAAGCAGTTATGCGAGCAAGAGGGGGTCTACACCTGCCGTGCCCCGTCCTGCGCGGTGTGTGGAGATTATGCCTTATGCTTTGGTCCAGAAATGTAACATCCCGACTGGCCGCAACGGAGATTGAGGCCCGCGCCGTGGCGGCCTATTGGGGCATGGCGATGGGTGATGCCCTCGGCGCAACGGTTGAGTTTATGATGCCTGCTGAGATTAAGGCTAAATATGGCAGGCATGACCAAATAATCGGCGGTGGTTGGCTGCATCTTAAAAAGGGGCAGGTAACGGATGATACCACCATGGCCTTGGCCTTGGGTGAAGCGATTTTAGAACGGTCCGGGAAATTTGATCCCATTGCCATTGGCGATGCCTTTGATCGCTGGATGCAGAGCAAGCCGGTGGATTGTGGCAATACGGTACGCCGGGGCATTGTCCATTTTCGGCAACATCGTCAGAGCGGTCAGGTCATGGTGCCGGAGGGTGAGTTTGATGGGGGGAATGGTACTTGTATGCGTACGCTACCCTTGGCGTTGGCTACCCTAGGCATGGCCGATGAAGAGATGGTGCAGGCATCACGCATGCAGTCGCACATTACCCACAACCACCCGTTGGCCGATGCCGGTACCGAGTGTATTAACCGCATGCTGCATATTGCGCTACACGGCGGTAGCTTGGCAGATATGAGCACTGGTCCAGTGCAGCGCTTGATCAATGAACATAAAACCTTCACCTACCGTCGCAAGCGTGAGCCCAGTAATCCCGATGGTTTTATTGTGGATACACTGAGGGCCGTCTTTTTCTCGCTGTTTAGCACCGATAGCTTTGAAAGTTGCCTGATTGATGTGGTGAACCGTGGGGGTGACGCCGATACCACTGGTGCCATTGCGGGTATGGTGGCAGGGGCGTTGTATGGTCTACCCGGCTTGCCCAAAGCTTGGTTTAAGGCGTTGGATGCTGAGGTGGTGCGTGCCTGTGAGGCGCAGGCTGTGGCATTGATCCGGACCAACACGGTGCTTCAGGCTAAGGTCGCGTAAGGGGGGCCCTTAAGGCAGTGCTAAGCGCCCCTTGGCAGGGCTCTGGTAAGGGGCGATGGGTGAGTTGTCTAAGGCTGATGATCTGTGTGACCGTAAACCAGGGGGGTTGACCATGACTGCCTTTAACGAGGCCGATGCGCTGTTGATCGTGGATGTACAAAACGATTTTTGCCCTGGTGGGGCGTTGGCGGTACCGGATGGGGAGCAGGTGGTGCCGGTGATCAACCAGTGGATTGAGGCCATAGCGGCGGCGGGGGGTAGCATTATTGCCTCCCGGGATTGGCATCCAGCAGACCATGTGAGTTTTGCGTCGCTGTGGCCAGTACACTGCGTGCAGCAGCAGCCAGGGGCGGCGCTGCATGGGGATCTTCGGCTGCCCGAGTCGGCGGTGGTGGTAAGCAAAGGCACGGAGCAGAATCAAGACAGCTACTCGGCCTTTGGGGCGGAGGGGTTGGCTGAGCTGCTGCAACAGCGCGGCATTCAGCGGTTATGGGTGTGTGGCTTGGCCTTGGACTATTGTGTTAAAGCCACGGCGTTGGATGGGGTGGCGGCGGGTTACACGGTGAATCTGATTACCGCGGCTACCCGTGCGGTCAATCTGCACCCTGAGGATGGTCACCGCGCCCTACATGCCTTAAAACAGGCTGGGGTGTTGATGGTTGAGGCCAATCCATGAACCATTCGACGGCGGTGGAACAGACCCCGGCCCTGCTGACCGATCTCTACCAGCTAACCATGTTACAGAGTTATTGGAAAGAGGGGATGGCGCAGAGCGCCATCTATGATTTTGGCATGCGCAGCCTGCCCGGATGCCGTAACTATCTGGTTATGGCCGGGTTGGAAAGTGTGCTGGAGCTGCTGGAAAGTCTGCATTTTACGGCGCAGGATTTGGCCTATTTAAGCACCCTTGGGCTGTTTGGCGATGATTTTCTAAGCTGGTTACAGGATTTTCGTTTTACCGGTACCGTACACGCCTTGGCCGAGGGTACGCTGTTTTTCCCTCCTGCCCCGATGCTGCTGATTGAGGCCCCGTTACCCCAGGCTCAGTTGGTGGAAACGGCGGTGATGAACCAGCTGCATTTCCAGACATTGGTGGCCAGTAAGGCCGCCCGTGTGACCCAAGCCTGTCAGGGCAAGCCCTTTATGGAGTTCGCCTTGCGCCGCACCCACGGTATGGATGCCGGCTTAAAGGCCAGCCGCAGCGCCTATTTGGCGGGGGCCTCTTTAACCTCCAATGTGGAAGCGGGGCGGCGTTGGCAGATTCCGGTCTCTGGCACCATGGCCCACGCCTTTGTGCAGGCCCATGGGGATGAATTGAGCGCTTTTCGAGCCTATGCCGCGCTCTATCCGGAGGGGGCCTTGTTGGTGGATACCTACGATACCCTACAAGGGGTGCGTCACGTGATCGCCTTAGCGAAGGAGCTGGGGACAGCGTTTCGCATTCGCGCCATCCGACTGGATTCGGGCGATCTGGTGGCTCTGGCCAAAAGCGCCCGCCAGATGTTGGACGAAGCGGGTTTGTTACAGATGAAAATCTATGTTTCCGGTGGGTTGGATGAACACTCAGTGGCTCAACTAGAGGCCAGTGGCGCGCCCATTGATGCCTATGCGGTGGGTACCTCACTGTGGGTCTCCGAAGATCTTCCGGCAACCTCCTGTGTCTATAAATGCGCCGTCTACGGGGGGCGCCCGGTTATGAAAAAAGCCACCGGTAAGCGTTCTCTGCCCGGCTTTAAACAGCTCTATCGACATCAACAGGATGGACGTTTTAGCCACGACTGTATTGAGTTGCGCGATGCCCAAGCCAGCGGAACCCCCCTGTTACAGCGGGTTATGGTGGATGGCAAGCGTGTCAACCGCCCTGCCAATCCCCTCGCCGAGGCGCGTGAGCGCTGCGCCGAACAGCTGCGGCAACTCCCCGATGAGCTGTTGGGTCTAACGCAGGCCAGCACCCCTTATCCTGTGCAGATCGGGCCGCATTTGACAACCTTGATCGAGCAACTGTGCGGTTGATGGCGTGTTCTGCCTTCGACATGCAACCCCTGTTTGTTGGGTTTGCGACAAACAGTGTGATCCTGTGTATGTGTGTAATATAATAAAAATATCAATATGTTATGTTATTCTTCCAGGCTGGCACAGGCCATGCTTTATGGGGGGCAGGAGAACTAACTTAATTACGAGGAGGTGCGGCTATGCTGCTGGAAACGTACGAGAAGAATGAACTGCTGATGACCACCAATGTCTATGGTAAAACGGCGGATGGCGAGAACATGGCCTTTCGCGGGGACTTGGTGCTAATTGAAGGTGAGTACCACGAGCTGTCTGGTAAAAAATTGGCTGCAAAAGCTGTTTTGGGTCAAGCGGTTATGCTGGCCGATGCCACCAAAATTAAATTGGTCAGTGGTTGTCTGCGTATGGTGGAGCAGCTACCGATCTTTGTTGAAAAATATGGCAAAGATTTGGGCGCGGAGTGCACCCCCATCTTCTTTGTACTCAACCTGCGTGGCGAGTACATGGTCGAGCTGGAAGGCAAAAAATATGTGCTGTTAGGCCAAGAGCGGGCCATGGTGTGGAACGAATTGATGGACCTGTTCTATCTTGAGAAGGGCGATTTTAAAGGTCTCTCCGCCGAAGATAAAATGATCACCATGTACGATGGTGCAAAAGATTATAAGCCAAAAGCCAATCTTATGCCCTTTACCGAAGTAAAAAGCCACATTTGTGAAATTGCCGAAGCAGGTGGGGCGATCTAAGATAAGGGTCTCTTCAAAGAGCGGGGGTCTGTATGGACCCCCGTTTTTGTTCAAGGCTGTTTAGGAGGCGTGTCATGGAACGTGTCGATCTGCCCTACGATGAGCTAAAGATAATCGCGGGTGGTCAAGCCCCTGCCGCGACAGTGGTGGCCGAGGCGCGGGCGACTTTACAGCAGCAGGGGTGGTGCTATGAACCCGTGGTGGCGTTTAATCTGGATGGCTCTTTGCATGCATTGAACCCCACCACACCCCAGCTGGTGGCCCTGCATGAATTGGCCAAAGATTGGGACTTTGAGGGGGATTTTACGGTACCCATGATGATCATTGGTTATGAAGAGGCTTTTAACCTTTGCCAAGCCGTGGGTATGGATTGGGATGGCTTTTTAGCCCTGCCCATGTCCGAAAAAATCGCCCATCTGCACCAGCATGGTTATGCCGAGTGTGCCCAGGTGTTGGCAACAGCCCTCTAACCACGGGGGCACTTGTCGCCCATGTTGCCCGTGTCGATGGGGTGATCTTTCCTTCCGCCATTATTCTTGCTGCTGGTTAGCAATGAGGGTGCGCATGCTATCCATAAGCTTATCTAGGGCAACGGGTTTGCATAAATAGTCACTCGCCCCAGCAGCTAGACATTGTTGTCGATCTTCCTCCATAGCCTTGGCGGTCAGGGCGATGATGGGGAGTTGGGCAAAACGTTGATCCTGCCGTATGCGCCGCATCGCCTCATAACCATCCATATGGGGCATCATGATATCCATAAGCACGCAGTTGATTTGAGGGTGCTTCTCCAGTTCCGCAATCGCCTTCTCCCCATCCCGGGCAATAAACACCTTATCGGCCCGCTTTTGTAAGCTATGCGCCAAAGAGAAGGTATTCCGCATATCATCATCGACAATCAAAATCTGAATGGGGGGGGTACCTAACGGTGCAACCTGTTCGGTACTTTCAGGTTCGTTTTCGTCAGGGCGTTGCCTATGTGAGAGTGTGTTAGTGAACGATTTTATGGGTTTGGTGTCAGGTTTGGCTTGCTCTGGGTTGGGGGCAAGCCAAGTGATAAGCGCTTGGAACAGAGCATCGCTCTCTACCGGTTTGGAGAGATAACCATTGGCACCGTGGCTAAGGCAGAGCTCCCGGTCCCCAGGCATCGCGCGTGCGGTAAGCGCCAGTATGGGCAGGTGTTGAAGGTGGGGCTGCCGGCGAATGGCCTCAATGGCCGCATATCCGTCCATCTCCGGCATCATAATATCCATAAACACTAGGTCGACTTCGGGGTGTTGGCTCAGTACATCCAACGCCTGTTTGCCATTATAAGCGCTGAGCACCAACCCCACCCGATCTTCCAACATTTTTTTAAGCGCAAACACATTGCGCCGGTCATCATCCACTACCAACAGGGTGGTGGTGTGGGATCTAAAGTGAGTGATGGCCTCCACCTGTTCACTGGGGCTTAGGGGGTTTTCTGGTTCCATCTGCTCCCCCCTCCCTGCTTGGTGTTCCAGGTTTGGGCTCTCCAGAGGAAGGATAAGCGTAAAACAAGAGCCTTTGCCAGGAGCGCTCTCTACCTGGATTTCGCCCCCCAGAAGCGCCGCAAATTTACGGGAGATGGTCAACCCTAGCCCCGTGCCACCATAGGCGCGGCTGGTGGTGCCGTCCGCTTGGCGAAAGGCTTCAAAAATAAGCTCGCGTTTATCTTCTGCGATACCGATGCCGCTATCGGTTACAGAGATCATAAGCGCGTTTTTATGGGTTAAATCACTGTTCATAAAGATACGATGGGCTTGGGGCTTGTGGATGGCGACCGTCACATGACCACTCTCGGTAAATTTAAAGGCGTTAGACAGAAAGTTGCGCACCACCTGTTCCGCTTTGGGCCAGTCGGTGGCCAACTCTTTGGGCAGGTCGTCGGCGATGCTCCAATGAAACGCCAGGGATTTTTGCTGGGCAACGGGTTTAAAGGTGCGCTCAAGCATCTGTGGCAATGCCTGTAAAGGACGGCTCTCGACATAGAGATCCATGCGCCCGGCTTCCACCTTGGATAGATCCAGAATATCATTAATTAAGTGCAATAAATCGCGCCCACTTTCATAGATAACCTGGGCCGATTCCACTTGGTCTTCCGATAAATTGCCCTCTTCATTGTTACTGAGCATTTTAGCGAGGATCAGCAAACTGTTCAGCGGGGTGCGTAACTCGTGGGACATGTTGGCCAAAAATTCCGACTTATAGCGGCTGGCATTGGCAAGTTCATGGGCTTTGACCTTAAAGACGTCCGCCGCCATGGCCATGGCACCGATCTCATCACTGCGGCCACGTCCAGGGATCTCAATATCTTGCTTGCCACGGGCCAACCCCGTAAGGGCAACAGTCATGGCGTGAATGGGCTGAGAGATGTTGCGCCCAATGCGCCACGCTAAAAAAATGCCTAACATAATGCCTAACAGCGATACCCCACGGGTGATTTGCAGCGTTTCGTGAACCGCAATGTCCATCTGCTGTTCCACGACCCCTTGTTGCTGTTCAGAGAGCTGTTTTAAGCGATTGGCCAGATATGCGATCTGAGAAGCCTCGCCCCCCATTACCACATAAATCAGGTGCAGGTAAGCCCGCGAAGCTTGCACCATTTTATTAAAGTTTCTTTGAAAAGATTGGGTTAACTCGGTAAGTTCTTGAGATTGAGTCGAGGCTATCAATGGGCTATTGTGGTTGCTAAGTTCAAGTAATTCTTGATTAAGTTGTTTGAGATGTTGATTGGTATTCGCCACCAAACGGGCATTGGGTTTAATTAAAAAACGCATGGCATTGCGCTGCACCAAAGCCAGTTGCACAAGGGCATGATCAACCCGTTCGGCCCCTTGCCTATCTTGGTTGTTGAGCAATTGGCTGTGTAGGGCATTGAGTCGCAGTAATACCTGATCGCCGCCATCCTCTAACTGCTCAAAAGCCATTTTGTCACGCAATAAGCGCTCTTCAATCGCCGTATCAAAATTTTCAGCATAGAGCTTAAAATGGGCATCCATCTGGGCCAATAGGGCGGCGCGTTGAGGGTCTTTAACTCGGCTGCGGGCTTCGTCCATTTGCCGGGAGATGGTCTGTTGCATCTCCTTAACCCGATGGGCTAAACCTTCATAACCAGAATAGGTGTAAGCCAATACACCCCGGTGTAGATCCAGTACATTGCGTTCTAGGGTGAGGATTTCGCGAAGATGGCTGTTGGTTTGTCCATACTGTTTGAAATGATAGATCGCCCGATCAAGGCTTAGATTGGTGACCATGGATTGGGCCACAATAAGTGCAAGGATCAGGGAAAAGCCCAATAAAATACGGATGCCAATGGAGCGCCTAAAGGATCGAGGCATGCTGAACATAGGGTGTGCTCCGCTCACAAGAGAGTGTAAACCAACGTCGTAGGTCACTTGTTATCGCTTTAAGACAATAAAAACTCATGCCAACGCGGCAAGCTATATTCATAGGTGTTCATCACCGTGTTCCATACCGCGACATGACTAAAACGGTGCCAGTATGAGCCGCCATTGCGAACGCTACCCTTGCGAACCGCAACATGGCCCTCTGGCCCAAGCAGATCCTCAGAGGCTGGTTTGCCCTCATACCAATAGTTCCACTCAGCGGGGCTAAGTAGAGGGCGGGAGCGTTGGGGGTTGGAGATGTAGTAACCCTGGCGGGCCACAAACGCACCCGGCCAGCCCGACAACCACCAATTCATGTAAGCGTAAGCCATATCCTCAACACGCCCACGGGTTTGTGACGAAAGGCACATCACACCATGCCAAGCGCGGTAGCCCTCTTTGGGCGCGGCATAGGCTGCGGGAATGCCCTGTTCATTGAGGTCGGCGACTGCCGGTGAAAACATACTGGCAATCACCGCTTGCCCTGAGGCAATCATCTCGGCTGATTCGGGTACCGAATTCCAAAAACCACTAAAGTGACCATTCCGCTTATAGGTGATCAAAATATTAAACAGTTGATCCACCTCCTGCTCGGTCATATTGCCTATATCGGCAAACTGCATCATCCCTTTGGCTTGGACCGCCAGAGCCAGATCAAACAGACCAATGGTGGGTTCGTTGACAATGGCAACTCGGCCCCGCCAACGTTCATCCAACAGCCAACCCCAGCTTTCGGTTTCATAGGCTCGACCTTTGGGGATGGTACGGGTGTCATAGCCAAAGGCATCCACATTGTGGACATAAGGGAGAAAACTGATTTGAGCGGTGGGTTTGGCCCCTAAAGTACCATCGGCTTGGACATATAACAGGGTATACGGCGCATCCCCAAGCCCCAAATTGGCCTCGGCGGTAAGGCGTCCCGTTTTGCTAAGGTCGTTGATCTCATGCCAATAATTTATGCGTCGTATATCAAGAGGCTGTATGGCTTGGGTCCGCCAAAGAATGTTCATGCTGTTGGACCATTGCTCATAGATGTCAAAACTTTCCGGGCGCGATGCCGCACGCTGTTGGACCCGCGCACTACCGCCTGGGTGAAACTCAATGGCAAAGCCCAGGTCAGCCTCGGCCTGCTTGCGTATGGGTTCACGCAAGGTGACATGGGTGCCCAAAACCCGTAATACAGGTTTGGCCGCCTGTACATAGGGGGCACCCAACACCCCGCTGGCCGCTGTAGCGGCGGTTCCTTGCAGAAAACGTCGGCGGCTAAGATCGCTGGGGCTTTGTTGGGGTGTGGGTAACTCAGGCATCGGTGGCTTCCTAACCAAAATTTTAAATAGAAGGGGCTATCCATCCAGGTAAGGTGTGAGCATCCTAAAAATAGCCCTCGTTGGTCAATCGGCGTTCGATGGTTTGCAAAGCCTGCTGCAACAGTGGGCAGAGGCTGGCGATCATCTCTCTTGGCTGCTTGGTACGGGCCATCTGGGCAATCTGCGTACATAAATGGGCAAGTTTATGGGCACCAAAATAGGAGGCATCCTGCTGGAGACCTTGTGCCTCGATAAGCACGCTATCCGCTTCAGATCCTATGTGCGCGGTAAGCTGCGCCACGCGAGCAGGTAGTGTGCTGTAGAAACGCAAAATGGATTGCCGATAGCCTGAACCGACATCATTGGCTAATGCATCGAGAATGTCCGCAGCAATGGTCTCGACAGAGGTGAGGGTGGTGGTCTGTTTTACTTCCTCATGGGAGAAGAGACGCCGTTCGTTGGCAATGCTCGCCAGTAACTGCAACAGTTTGGCGCGACGTATGGGTTTGGCCATATGGTAGTCGCTACCCGCTGCGAGGCTGTCGGCGACATCCTGAGGCATGGCATTAGCGGTTAAAGCGACAATGGTAACAGGAGTAAGGTTATGTTCGCTCTCCCTGGCGCGAATGCGGCGGGTGGCTTCCAAACCATCCATTTTGGGCATCATGCCATCCATGAGGATAAGGTCAAATTGGCTTTGTTGAGATTTTTCCAATGCGTCCAGACCATCCTCCGCCTCAACAATTTGGTGGGGGGTGCCTTCTAAAAAGGCTTTAACCAATAGCCGGTTGTCCTCCATATCATCCACCAAAAGCAACCGCATAGGGATATTTTGTTTTGTTGGTGGAGAGAGCCGCTCTTGTTTAACCGTCTCGGAATTGGCCGCAGGGAGCTCAATTTCAAAAATAAATTGGCTGCCCTCGCCAACTTGGCTGTTGGCATAGATCTCACCGTGCATCATTGTGACCAGTTGACGGCAGATACTTAGCCCCAAGCCTGTGCCACCAAAGCGGCGGGTGGTGTTGGCCTCGGCTTGTACAAAGGGGCGGAAAATTTTGGTGATGACCTGTTCCGGCATGCCGATGCCGGTGTCGCTTACCGTAAACTGTAGGCGCCCGGTCTCTATGGGTTTGGCGTGCAGGGTAATACTGCCTTGATCCGTAAACTTAAGGGCATTGCTCAATAGGTTGAGCACAATCTGGCGAAATCGTTGCGGGTCTCCATGCACATGGGTGGGGAGTTGCGGATCAATGACACACTGCATGGATAACCCTTTATCCCGTGCCATGGGGCGGAGCATGGTAATGAGGCTCTTAAGTTCATCATGTAGCGCAAAAAGGGTATGTTCAAGGTGAAGTTCCCCCGCTTCAATTTTGGATAAATCCAAAATATCATTGATCAACCCCAATAAAGTATCCCCAGCTCGCTGAGAGATACTCAAATAACGGTGCTGCTTAGGGGTTAAATTGGGTGCGTTGAGCAATATCTCACCCATACCTAAAATGGTATTCATGGGGGTGCGGATCTCATGGCTCATATTGGCCAAAAAACGGCTTTTGGCTTGGTTGGCCTGTTCGGCTTCCGTTTTAGCGGCCAATAGGTCAGCCTCTAACTGTTTGCGCTGGCTAATATCTTGATGGGCGCCCACCATGCGGTGGGGTTGACCATCGGCGGTGCGCGCCACCACTTTGCCCCGTGCCAGAATCCAGCACCAACCGCCCTGCTTGGTGCGCATGCGAAACTCGGCTCGATAGGGCTCCTCTGGCGTGGTAAAATGGCGCTCTAAACAGGCCAATGCCGATTCAAAATCATCTGGATGAATAAGCGTCTTCCATGTGCTAAAATCTTGATTGACCTCATTTGTGGCATAGCCGAGCATGGTGATCCAACGGGGGCTATAGTAGACCTGGTTGCTGAGTATATTCCAATCCCACAATCCTTCATTGGCACCTTCTAAAGCCAACTCCAAACGTTCTTGATTAAGGGTTAAATCCTGACGAAGCTGTTCAGATTCTCTGTGAGCATTGTAAAGATTAAGAAAAATGGCAACTTTGGCATTTAATATGCGGTCATCAATAGGCTTTTCAATATAGTCGATAGCCCCCGCTTGATACCCTTTAATACGGTGTGAATAGTCCTTATAAGCTGCCGTAATCAAAATGATCGGCACATTGCTGGTGCGGTCCAAGCCACTGGCCATGCGGCTGACCTCAAAACCATCCATACCGGGCATATCCACATCCAACAGCATCAACGCCAACTCATGTTCCAGCATAAGCCCCAAGGCTTCATTACCCGATTCGGCTTCAATCAATTCGGCGTGGGTGTTTTTTAGTAATCGGCGCAGCGCCATTAAATTCGCAGGTTTGTCGTCTACGATTAATATTTTTGGCTTAGGGTGCGTTGCTCTCATAGAGGGTTGCCTTGGGATGGCCCCTGTTGGGTTGATGGCCTGCACAAAGCGGGACGCACCCATCGTGTAAGAGACCCATGGGAGCCGTACTGCACAAGGCTGCTGAAACCATGATCGGGCACGGTGCGATTGTATGGCTCATGCATGATCACTACCTCTCTTAATAATCATATTTATATGGATCATAGCATAGCAAATGGAACGCCCTCTGCATAGAAGTTAGGCGGGTTTTTTTCAAGGAAATAGATAGGCGCACAGGGCCGGGCTAGTGGGGGTAGTGGCCAAAATGCAGCTTTGGCCGTGGTTTTTTTGTTCGTGTGTGTGGTGTGGGCTAAGCGAAATGCTAAGATACTAAATTCACATGGAAACCTAGACTAACGCGGCGAAACAGCCCGTACGATCTCTGCACCTTCACGAACATGGAAAGGATGATGGCATGTCCCTTGTCATTCGTTTAGCCACCCCTGAGGATTTACCGGCAATGGTGGCACTGCTACAGGTTCTGTTCGCGATTGAGGCAGATTTTCAAGCTGAGCCCGCACGGCAGCGACAGGGGTTGGCCCTGCTATTGGAGAGTCCCGGTGCCTCGCTATGGGTTGCCGAGCAGCAGGGGCAAGTAGTCGGGATGTGCAGCTTACAAAGTCTCTACTCCACTGCTGAGGGTGGTTTGGTTGGTTTGGTAGAGGATGTGGTGGTGGCCTCGGGCCATCAGGGGAAGGGCATCGGTGCCCGTTTACTCATGGCCTTGGAACAAGAGGCTCAAGCGCGGGCTATGGTACGTTTGCAACTTTTGGCAGATCGCAACAACGTAGCAGCCTTGGGCTTTTATCAGCGTATGGGGTGGCAAGGAACCCAACTGCTTGCCCTTCGTAAAGGGTTGCCCAGTGGTCAGATTGACTCGTAAATTCCGCTAAACAAATGGGTGTTATTAGGAAAAGGCCCGTGGTGTGGGGGCTGCTCAGCCTAGGTG
Protein-coding sequences here:
- a CDS encoding GNAT family N-acetyltransferase, whose translation is MSLVIRLATPEDLPAMVALLQVLFAIEADFQAEPARQRQGLALLLESPGASLWVAEQQGQVVGMCSLQSLYSTAEGGLVGLVEDVVVASGHQGKGIGARLLMALEQEAQARAMVRLQLLADRNNVAALGFYQRMGWQGTQLLALRKGLPSGQIDS
- a CDS encoding hybrid sensor histidine kinase/response regulator encodes the protein MRATHPKPKILIVDDKPANLMALRRLLKNTHAELIEAESGNEALGLMLEHELALMLLDVDMPGMDGFEVSRMASGLDRTSNVPIILITAAYKDYSHRIKGYQAGAIDYIEKPIDDRILNAKVAIFLNLYNAHRESEQLRQDLTLNQERLELALEGANEGLWDWNILSNQVYYSPRWITMLGYATNEVNQDFSTWKTLIHPDDFESALACLERHFTTPEEPYRAEFRMRTKQGGWCWILARGKVVARTADGQPHRMVGAHQDISQRKQLEADLLAAKTEAEQANQAKSRFLANMSHEIRTPMNTILGMGEILLNAPNLTPKQHRYLSISQRAGDTLLGLINDILDLSKIEAGELHLEHTLFALHDELKSLITMLRPMARDKGLSMQCVIDPQLPTHVHGDPQRFRQIVLNLLSNALKFTDQGSITLHAKPIETGRLQFTVSDTGIGMPEQVITKIFRPFVQAEANTTRRFGGTGLGLSICRQLVTMMHGEIYANSQVGEGSQFIFEIELPAANSETVKQERLSPPTKQNIPMRLLLVDDMEDNRLLVKAFLEGTPHQIVEAEDGLDALEKSQQSQFDLILMDGMMPKMDGLEATRRIRARESEHNLTPVTIVALTANAMPQDVADSLAAGSDYHMAKPIRRAKLLQLLASIANERRLFSHEEVKQTTTLTSVETIAADILDALANDVGSGYRQSILRFYSTLPARVAQLTAHIGSEADSVLIEAQGLQQDASYFGAHKLAHLCTQIAQMARTKQPREMIASLCPLLQQALQTIERRLTNEGYF